The stretch of DNA GCTCATAGTCGGTCAAGACATTCATCAAACGTTCAAGTTTATGGCCCAACAATGATGCCTCTTGTAACAAACTTTCAAGAGCGCCAGCCTCATCCCCTCGGGATTTCAACTTTGTACTTGACTCAACGCTCAAACCATCTTTCTCATCTTGCTCGTTACCATTTAGATGGAGCTTTTGCATGAAGTCATCACCAAAAATGTCAGTGTTATTTTCGGtgatcttttcaaactccAACTCACCTATTGCAGCAATCTGGCTTCTTCTCACATTCAAAATTTCATCCGCCTTTGGTGTAGCCTCTCGGTCAGGATTTGTCTTATTTAGCAAGCCCACAAAATCAGAAAACATCAAATACTTATCAATCAGATACGGGATAGACGGTAGTTCCTTCAGAATCGAGGTGTCAACCATAAGTTTCGGTCTTACCAGGTTTTTGCtcaacttcaattttgCCTCATTAAAATCTAGCTTCTTTTCAGTAACTTTATCGACGTACTCAAGTAATTCATTCTCGTGTGCATCTATGAACCCGTTCATGATAGGCATCCAGGGCTCCTTTTGACCAAAGGGCGTTAAAGTCGACAAGCCCAACAGTACTTTTGTTATCAAAGTCACGGTTCTTCTAGTTTCGTCTGTCAAATGATACTCGGTGAGATTGAATAGTTTAGGATTAAGAATTACAGGACAAAAAAATCTCAGGAACAAGATACCGGATACCCCTTGTAAGTTCACCTGTGATGTACCATCAATACACGTTTTCTCCAAGTATCTTCTcatattcttcaattgcctTTTGATCTCTTCAGGTAGATCATTGCTTGTCTCATAAATTACCCTCCAGAGTCTACCAGCCCATTTAGTCAGTCGTTTTCGattctcttcaacagtCCTCGAAAGCTCGGCACCATCCAGTTTAATGCGGGAGGGATCAATCTCGCATGATTTGCGTTCTCTTATAATGGCCCGAAGAATACCGCCAATTGCTTTTTCCAAATACTCGGAACCCACTCTATAAAAATAAATCTCTATCGACTTTGTAAAGATTGAGTTGCCCCGGAATAGAGAGTTGTAAATGTGAACGTTCGTTAAATTATTGCTAGAATTTTTCAGTACCGCCTTATCTATGCTGGCAATTTCATTCTCTAACAGCGTTTGAAACCATTCATCTTCCCTACCGACAGACTGAAACACATCTAAACAGATTTGGGAGACGTCGCGCAATTGCGGTGAACCTTCTTCGGAGTTCATGTAATGATAAACACGCTCCGTAATATGGGCTAGGCTTAGCTTGCTCAAAAGCTTTTCAAACTGAACAAAGTTAACTGGTGGCAGAACAAAGTTCAAGTTTGAGTTAATCTTGAAACACAGATTCCCCAGTTGGaagtttttgttttcgcATGAGAATAATGGCCTTCGCGTTTCATTGAGGTAATCTTGCGAATTAAGCATATCTTGAGTGAGATCAATAATGGCGAGCGTTTTGGAACTTGGATTCCCTGTTGTGCTAAACTTCGTTTGCTGAAGACGGAGCGAGATGTTTTTAACATCAACAGTTTCGTTGAATTCATATTCCTCCCTCCAAAACGGGGTATTTGTATTACAGACCAACGGTGTTCTTGCTACCACACGATCCCAAAGAAGTATCTCAACCTGAAGACCATATCCAGACTCATGGTTGGTGTCAAGGTTTATCCCTTCCAGATTTGCTTCGAGAACAGATATCTTGAACTTGTTAGCAACTCTTAGTTCGTTTGATTTATCAGAGCCAGTCAGAGACAGACGCTCTGCAATAGCGAATGATTTCAAAGCTACTAACCAATCCTCCATATCAATCCTCAGTGGGAACTGCAAAACGAGGCTTTCTGGAGTATTATTATTCACTTTGCCATACAAAGTTTCTTTGTCAAAGAGCTGTAACTGTTGTCTTAATTGGGGGAGTGCATCCAAAATCAAGCAATGACTATTCTGAAAAAGTGACGGGCTCAGTATGGAAATTTCAGATCGAAGTAACTGTTTAGTGTCTATCGAAAATATTACAGCGCCATCATTTTGGCAAATAAATTTAACAGAACCATCGGAGCTCAATACACCCATGACTGAGAGCCAGTCGTAGTCACAAGTCTGATCGCATAGCAATGGTTTGGGAAAGTTGGATAGTACTGCATTATCAAGCTTTTTTGCAACCACGCTCTGCGGGATTGGGCCAAAAACATTCAACTGACACACCAACAAGTTTTCAGGATTACTTCTATGTCTCTTTGATACAGGGTATTTGAATAGCTTGATTTTGTTAAATATCCCATCTCTTCTCAAAGCACTCCACCATGTCAGGGCTGAAAAgagttctttgaatttaATTGGGCTTAGTGCCTGTAAATAGTAGTTAGGCTGCTCTTGATTATTCACTTCTATACGAAGTATTGGGATTGCTTGCTTGGAATTAAGAATCTGAATTGAGCATTGTTGCAGGTTCCTGACAATAGCGTGTTTTGATGAAGAATCCTCTTGCTTGAATGCAATAACAGCAGTTTCTAGCCCCTTCGCGGTTCGTCCCTCCATCATATGCATCAAGGCACCATCTGAAGTTATTCTTAAATAGTGCGTTTTCCAATCACTTAGCGAAAGCTTGCTGCACCATTGTATCTCACCTTCAAACGTCCCCTTTAATTTCAAAATGCTTGCTGTGTGTCCATCCTGGCTCAATTCCTTCGGTGACCTCATTGCCAAGGTGGAACTTGATTGTTTTTCGCGTACAACCCTCCGTATTTCAGTGTTGAACCCGACGGGATTTATGCAGAACTAATAACCAAACGCAAGGGAGGGTTTCGGTTAGAATGCTGACAACACCTTTTTTAATAAAGTACCTTGTAGTACTGATTGAAGAGGTTCTCGACCCTGCTCTCTAGGGTTTGCCTTTAGAATAGCTGGATAAGCATTTTAGATTGTTCACAtgactttttttttactacAATTCTATCACTGTCTGGTTAGCGCCGCAGGAATATCTGCGGTAGAACAGATAAAAAGCAGCCCTCAACACAACATCATGATATATCATGTCGAATATAACACGTAGCTAGATCTTGCAATATTGAAAGTGCAATAATTAGATTCCTTTCTGTTTTACTCTTAACCTCCCGAAGCTgctttatatataattgTAGCGCATGGCATTGCACTATCCATCGCAGTAACAATTTCAACGTAGAATGAATAGATCCACTGATTGGAActgaaaaaagaagctACTAGGCATGGTTGACATGTTACACTATCTTTTCAGCTAGTAGAAAACACGATAAGAAAAACTacgaagaagatggaccgagaaaaaaagttaCTGGTTCAGATGGAACATTTTCGTGTCAGACTAAGTAATTTTCGCATTCCACTGAACACCTATAATGGAACTAGGCATGTCCCAGGTTGCTCAGTCCTAGATCGCAAATTATATCATCataaaaaatattgcaaGAAATTGCTAAATAGTATTGAGCCCATTCGAGGTTTTCTCAATTCATAAGCATTTCATCTGAAATAACTTGTTAAATCATAAATACCGGATGGTCTTTGTTGCTATTTCCTTTACCAATAATCACGAACATTTTAAAGGAACCGAGCGATAACTGAAACTGAAGATAGTGCAAGAAGAAAAGTCTTCCACTTTTTTatagttttttttcaatgtttttcaaaaacaaatgGGACAAAAAAGACTTTTAATAACCCAGACATTTtacattttatttttgttttttctcaGAATAATTATACGTCTTTTAAAATTTTCCCCTTTAGGAAGTTTTTTTAGGCGGACAACAGAGGGAGGGAAGAGGGCCGCTGCACCGTTTCTCCTTCCAAGCAACCATTTCCCTTCAGCAGTTCCCAGGGGGTCTAGGCTGCATTCCCTGCCTGTGTCTCACTTTTCCCTTCCCGTCCGGCTGGGAACGCTTTCATCAAGCAAGCAATAATATCTCGAAAAATTTCCATTGCTTCAGGTTTTAATTAGACTATTAGTTGAAGATAGCTCTTAGTCCTCAAATTTTGACTTGTTAAGCCTCAAACAACCAAATACACCATCAAAGAAATGTCCACCGATTCTATTGTCAAAGCCTCTAACTGGAGATTGGTCGAAGTTGGCCGTGTCGTTTTGATCCAATCTACTGGTAAGTTGGCTGCCATTGTTGAAATTATCGACCAAAGAAAGGTATGTTATGATCCCTATGAATTGCAAACTATATGAGTTCTATGAAAGAGCAGGAGAGACCTAAATATTCTGGAAACCTAATGCAATCTTCAGACCGCGCTATCAGTTCTTGGGAAACTAAGAAGCGATGTAGATATGTGCCAAGCATGCTGTGTTGTTGTACTGGTTGAAGTGCAGAGGAGTAATCCTCTCGCCTAATGCTTTCATTAACTCATAGACCCGGGCTAGATTAAAGGTTCAAGTTACTAACAGTTTTTCTATTAACTATTATTATGTTAAtgattattttttttaGGTTCTAGTTGATGGTCCAGAATCCGGCGTTCCACGTCAATCTGTCAACTTGAGTCAGATCGTTCTAACTCCATTGACTTTCTCTTTGACCAGAGGTGCCAGAACTTCCACCGTTTCTAAGAAATGGACCGCTGCTGGTGTCAGTGACAAATGGGCTGCCTCTTCTTGGGCCAAGAAGATTGCTCAACGTCAAAGAAGAGCTACATTGAccgactttgaaagattcCAAGTTATGGTTTTGAGAAAGCAAAAGAGATACGCTGTCAAGAAGACTTTGGCCAAGGCTTAAATGTTTTTCCTGCTAGcattttccaaattatatataatataacATGCTTTATATGTAATATTTCAATATCAATTCTGTACCGTAACTGATAAATAGGAGGTTTACGGAGTTGATACAAGTTCTAATAAAACGTTTATTATCAGAGATGGCAAATCTTTACATTTTATTGATCCATGCCTATTTGGGTATGTTTCAATTTATTTACTAGCAATGGATATAAGGGCAAGAATATAGTTTACTTCTGTTTAAGTGTAAATAGTACTGTGTATGGACCATCTACAAAGAATTCAAGAACACTTTAATGCCTTGTGACTATCACCAACAATGTTTGGTGGCCAGCCAAGGTCAGATAGGATAGCGAATGTTGATGTCATATCAGTTCAGTGAAATATCGAAGCAAGCTTGCAGCCAAGAACGCAATTTATATTACGTTACAGTGATCTCAAAAGTTCAAATATGTAGACGTTTCCCTAATGACAAGAACTAACAATATGTTGATATCATTACAAGAGGTCGTACTTACTATCATCATTTGTTTGCTATTAcctctttctttcattATGAGGGCTCCATGGGTCAATGCATTGTTGTTAAACTTGTTTATGATCCCTAGAGAAAGAGTTTATGTCATCCTTGCGGTTCCATGGGGTTTTTTGGTAAAGGGAGTATTGgacttttcaaaattataTGAGATCGGTGATGTGACAGTAGTCGCAGTACAACCAAAAACAATTAACAAGGAAAATGTAACCAGCTCCCAAAAATCCAAAGAAACTGAGAACAATCTAGAAGAGCCAGAGACAGCCGACAAAGAGAGCTTAGTGGAGGATGAGCACATGAACATTAAGATTGCGTTCAAACGTGCGATTGACAAGCCTAATGATACTGAACCAAACGAAGCTATTAAACAAATGACCCGTGACGAGAACACAACAAAGACAGTTCCGTTGTCGTCGAAGATTGACGACATACTACCGTACAGTGGAGCTGACCTAGAACAAAGATTAGCTAAACTGAAGGAGTCTCGAGTTGTTGACGAGTTGGTGAACGAATACCTGGGTGTGTACGAAGATGAACTGGTTGAGTACAATTTTGATAATATTCGGGAGAACAAGAGTAAAGAGGTTTTGTTTGAGGACCTGAAAGAAATCTTTGATGAAGACGCAatcaaaattgttgataCCATTTGCAAGAGAGAAGAATTCCACTAGATAGATCCCGTCTTCAGCATGGGGGAgtggaagaagaatgatACGCCTACTGTTGTTATTTACTCAGATCTTGATATTTTCACTGAACTGGAGATGGTCCAGGTAGTGCCTGTTACATCCAAGATAGCTCTTTTACAGTACACCCGAACTGTATCACCGAGTGATAGATCTTTCTAGATTCAATTGTACTGTTTCATGCATTAACAACTGATGAGCCAGTGGGTGTGGTTTCTTTGACATCTGCTACTATCAAGATGCACCAGCGCCCAGCCAGTGTTTATTACAAATGGCCCCTCAAAACTACAGCAATCTCCGCTTATATCTAATAGCTGGCGTCTAAGCTTCAACTCCGGCTTTTTTAAAACGGTTAGcatttttgtgtcacaaaaaccatttttttgacgtATAGaagatttttgaagtacaaTAAAACTATTGAACTCTCACGATCTTCTCTGTCCtctccttctttcttcatTACATAACATCACCCGCCGTGCAATAAATTCACATCGTACGACAACCAAGCAAACTACTTAAAATGACTTCCACctacttcttcaagaatttaACTAGAGCAACGAACTTTGTCACAGCGTCATTCGGAACAGTTTTCCAACAGAACAAATCTGCTGCGGCCAAGTTTGACATTGACCAGTACGTTCCGCCCGACAACTGCACTATTTGCAACGGAGAAATCTCCTGGTGCTCCTGCGACCTGCTGATGAAAATCAATAACAATGAGGTTGAGGCCGACGACGCAGTGATGGGATANNNNNNNNNNNNNNNNNNNNNNNNNNNNNNNNNNNNNNNNNNNNNNNNNNNNNNNNNNNNNNNNNNNNNNNNNNNNNNNNNNNNNNNNNNNNNNNNNNNNATTTGCACGCAACTGAGCAGTGTCTTTGTCGTCGGTGGGGTTCCCAGTAAGCCAATTGGTAGTTGTTCGGTTTAACTTTTCGATGGCTTCgaaaatatcaaacttTGAACCGTCCCTTCAAGCAAACACCTTCCCAGCAATATCAAAATCGCATTCCCCGTTTTTTGTATATTGTTGGGCGGTTTCATTCAATCACGACTTCAAAGTGTCTTTGACTGCCTCTGGGAAGGGGAAGGCAAAGACTTTTTGGACGGCGCTTAAAATTCAGGTTTTAGATATTAGCAACTGTTGTTACTCTCTTTTCGAAGCCCGCCACGAAGAAAAGGATTTACAAGGAAAGTGGGAGAGAGAGGATAAAGTGGGAAACGGCAATTCACGTCTCCTTTTATacttttttccaaagaccAGTGGGACGTTTATGCccctttttttctatttttttctttatttcGCTTCATTTTGCCGCCGTCCCCGAAGATCGCTTTACCGAAATGACACGCATTGGACAGCTCGAAGTTCCGTATGCATTGGACCCTGGAGGAAGATTACTGAAACGAGTGTAGTAAGTGGCGTCAATGGATGTCCTCTCCCATCCCCATCCTACCCACCGCAATGAGGAACCTGTTCTATTTTCTTCTCAGACAACTAACCTCGTTCTCAAAACAGCAGTATAGGGTCTACATAAGGATCAATGAGGGGCGGAAAGTATATAAACTCCAAGGTACCTGCACTGGcatcttttgaagattATCTTTGAATATCAGACTTTTGAACTAAAACCACTTAGAAAAATAAAGACAACTAATACCCTTAGTATAATCACATAGATGACGTAAATAAAAATATTAGAGTACCCATACACACATTATTCAATCACAACTCACTCAAACTCTTTTACTTTCAGAAGGAGAAGCTTTAAAGCTATAGATAGTTTGTTCGGCGTGAGCGAAAGTTGTGATTCGAGCATCTGACCTTATCATTGTGTTTTTCTTGTCAATCTCTAGCTTTGAAATCATTTGTAACATGAGGTTTAAACAGGCTGTTGCTCCTTCGACGTCAATTTAAGAGACCCAGCCATtattgctgctgtttcctTTTTATCTGACATCTTTAATCTTGAATGCCCTTTTGAATACCTGTTTGACTGTGTCTCTCTTAGATATACTACTATGCGTGGAGGTAATGCGGGGTGCTGCAACCAAACTGCAAGAGGGGTTAAATTCAGGCCCTGTCAtggtttttgaaaattCATTCCGAATCTCGTTCAGTAGGTGCTTACGGCGAAACTTCCTTTTGTTTCGACATGCTTCATTTGTTTACTCTGCTATGTGTGGCAAAGGTCCTGCGGTACCTATCCAGGTCTCCTGGGGCTTCTCGGACTACCCCAGCTTGTTTTACAGATGGAGTTCCGACGAATGCTTTGCGCTCGAATATTTTAGGCATAGGATGATCTCTTTTAGCCGCGGATGTAGCTCCGTTGGTAGTGCTACCGTTTGGTTCTAGTAAATCCGCATTAAACAATTCACAATCTGAATATTGTGTCACCCTGGTGTCTGGAATTTTCTTAGAAAACACTTTAGTGTGtattgttgatgatgtATCTTGAGTGCTTGCCAAAAACCTTTTTTTGCTTGAGCATGTTAAAGAGCCCAACTCGGAGAAGCTTCCATGGTTAATTTTGTTAGAAGACTGGATTTCAGTTGTTCCAAGAGAACAATCTCTTGTTGAGACTGATTGGATAGCTTGAGGCTTCCGAAAATTTTCTAGTTTCGAATTGTTGTTCAGAACCAAGGATCCCCAGTCACTATAACTGTGGGGCACGGCGGTTAAATGGCGGGTCTGTTTTGCATGTGTGTTGGCCTTGCAACTATTCGCTTTAGGACACAAATCTAATTCTCCTTTATGCTGTCTGGGAGTGTTCTTGCCAACAGTTTCCTTATTGAATGAGGCGGTATGGTTTAAAAGTGGTAAGTAATCTTTATAGTCAACGCAGCTGTCAAATACTACGTCGTCTCTATACTCAGAAAAGCGCCTCGGTATGGTCATCAGTTTTGAGACTCCTAGTCTTGAATTTGTGTGGGTCTGGTTGGAAACTGCGCTTAATCCGGAAAAACCGGTTTCCTTGTGAAAGTTTGAATCAAAGATACTTTCCTCAGAACTGTTTTTGATATATTCACTGCAGTGTTTGATCTCCCTCGTAAATCTTGAACGGTTCGTCCAATCTGAAGATAAGTCCAAGTTTCCATTTTCAGTAGGTCCTGTACCTAGTTCACTAATTGCTTCATCAATCAAAAAATTTAGGGTTTTATGTTGATTGCTGGACTCAGTGGTTAATTGGTTGTTAGGTGACACAAAAGAACTTTTACATCCCATATCTTCCAATCTTGCACCATGATTTTGTGGTTTTAAGCCCAAAGCAAGCAAGTCAATGTACTCAATTAGGGACTGCATGCATTCATTTTGTTTGGATTTAAGTTCGGCCGAAATACTTCCAGACATATTCACTGTAGGTAACTCCTAAAATATACTGTTAGATGTGAATAAGGGGACTTAAAAATTTTCGGCAAGGTTAAATCGTAGTTGGAGTTCTTGTAAAACAATGTTGTGGGCTATTCCTTTAAACTTGGGGCGTGGGTTGGTAGTTTTGACGAATTTGTACTCGATTTTGTGACATTCGAATTTTTAGGTATTTTTTTAACCGAAATTATAATGTAAAGCACGGGTAAATTTGTAAAAAAGCAGAGGAACTTACCTCAGAGAGAGCTCACGACATGATTGAATACCATCATTGTGTAGTTGCATTATTGGTAATACCTATCACCTGAgctctttgtttttgagATCGCCATTTGGTTTGGAACGTTATAAACTATATTAGAAACATTATAAGCTTTTAGAATATCGGGATGTCAATTCTgatattatatatatatatatatatatttacTTACGGTACTATTACAAACGTTTAGCGTATACTTCTAAACATAGCTAAGGTGGCGAATGTGAACAGTTTACTTAACCAGCTCAGGCCTCACGACTACCAATACAAATATCTTTTGCTCTGAAAACTGTATcctttccaatttttcattttcttccccGTACAGAGATTGAATAATCGGGGAAACTTCACCTGCGTCCGCCCCCAAGATATAAATATTTTTCTCATACGATCTTTTCACCGTCACCCCAAGcactttgttgttgaataCCATTGCGTCGCATAAATTACTGTAGTATTCCCTGTCAGGGTAGGATGTTGGGACATCCATATAATACAGCAGGACATTTCTCGTCTCTCCCAGCTGGGTTAGATAATCAGATGCTTTATCTACAGACAGTCTACCCTCGACAAAAAGCTGGCCATTAGCCAATGCATCTCTATAAGGGTTTTTAGTGTTGGTCTTTGTCGAAGCCAAATAATGCAATTCGCCAGACAGATTTATGGATATATCTGGATACAGTATTTTAACTTTGTGAGAGTAGATCGGAGCGGGCGGTGATAAGCCAGTTTGAAGCGCAGGTTCCGGTGATGGTGAGTGAGCGTCATCGGGAGATCTTATCTCTGGATTATACTCCTCGTCTTTCGCCTCGCTGTCTGCTTGTTTTGCATTTTCCACTTTGGCTTGCAAAAGGACGTGGAAATCTTCGgggtcctcctcctcatcgttgtaatcttcttcgtctttgcCATCTGCACCATACGTGTGCGTGATGTTATCCCTAGCATACAGCGTATCTTCTTCGTTGTGGTTGAATTCCGAGTCTTGCATCTCATCGCCCTTGTAGGTTTTCATGTACAATGGTTTGTTTGGCATATCATATATCACTTGATTTAAGGACTCAGTGTCCACTTTCTGTTTAAAACTTTGTAAATCAGGATTGGCCAGCTTGGAGGCATCCATTTTTACTAATTCATCGAAGGGAATCTGTCTATTGACCACTTGGCTCTTCAGTTCCGAGTTcttcttatccttcaagtttgaaTAAATGGTTCTCACTCTCTCTGGGTAGAACTTCCCCACTGTATCGCTGTTCGGATTCGACCATGCGTTATACAACTCCTTTTCCAGTTGGACAGCTAGCTCTTTAGCTACGGTCTCAATATCTTGATTTTCCTGCAATTCGAAAGTTTTCCCAGCTATGGTTTCCGGTATGATatatttttggaaaagacTGACAAACATCTTGGACGCATTGTCccttattttttcctccttAATCGACTGGCTGCTTCTCCTTGCTATATTAGAGGGCTCCACCTTTTGCGGGGGtgtctttttcttgttctgaCCATTTCCTTGAACAGATCTCCGCTTTCTCTTTGACCGAGGATCTAAAAACTCATCATCCGAGAGCCCGTTATTTTCATCGGCTATATTGAGGTCCGCATCACTGTGGTAATTATCATCTGCATACTTATCATCAGCTTCATCAACATTTTCAGTCACATGCCTATTTATTGTCTCCAAGTGTGGATATCTAGTTGGGTCACACCTGTTACAAAAATATTTATCATCTTCTGTTAGATACTTGCTGATATCTTCATCTGCCTTGTTGACATCCAGCATGCATCTGATGTGTTGCCAAGTATTGCATTTATCACACTGGATCATAT from Huiozyma naganishii CBS 8797 chromosome 1, complete genome encodes:
- the BUD2 gene encoding GTPase-activating protein BUD2 (similar to Saccharomyces cerevisiae BUD2 (YKL092C); ancestral locus Anc_2.490), which gives rise to MRSPKELSQDGHTASILKLKGTFEGEIQWCSKLSLSDWKTHYLRITSDGALMHMMEGRTAKGLETAVIAFKQEDSSSKHAIVRNLQQCSIQILNSKQAIPILRIEVNNQEQPNYYLQALSPIKFKELFSALTWWSALRRDGIFNKIKLFKYPVSKRHRSNPENLLVCQLNVFGPIPQSVVAKKLDNAVLSNFPKPLLCDQTCDYDWLSVMGVLSSDGSVKFICQNDGAVIFSIDTKQLLRSEISILSPSLFQNSHCLILDALPQLRQQLQLFDKETLYGKVNNNTPESLVLQFPLRIDMEDWLVALKSFAIAERLSLTGSDKSNELRVANKFKISVLEANLEGINLDTNHESGYGLQVEILLWDRVVARTPLVCNTNTPFWREEYEFNETVDVKNISLRLQQTKFSTTGNPSSKTLAIIDLTQDMLNSQDYLNETRRPLFSCENKNFQLGNLCFKINSNLNFVLPPVNFVQFEKLLSKLSLAHITERVYHYMNSEEGSPQLRDVSQICLDVFQSVGREDEWFQTLLENEIASIDKAVLKNSSNNLTNVHIYNSLFRGNSIFTKSIEIYFYRVGSEYLEKAIGGILRAIIRERKSCEIDPSRIKLDGAELSRTVEENRKRLTKWAGRLWRVIYETSNDLPEEIKRQLKNMRRYLEKTCIDGTSQVNLQGVSGILFLRFFCPVILNPKLFNLTEYHLTDETRRTVTLITKVLLGLSTLTPFGQKEPWMPIMNGFIDAHENELLEYVDKVTEKKLDFNEAKLKLSKNLVRPKLMVDTSILKELPSIPYLIDKYLMFSDFVGLLNKTNPDREATPKADEILNVRRSQIAAIGELEFEKITENNTDIFGDDFMQKLHLNGNEQDEKDGLSVESSTKLKSRGDEAGALESLLQEASLLGHKLERLMNVLTDYEHPAEAILGNQSILNYLLSDCIXXTADGHVFLTEMIHLLGSHGSKECLMVRTRVSTTLNTVHLLTTPINPLFSCRVPERRVVRGDSATIPKRTLSKLTSEKLSRMIKGDTTAAKDAGTYSKGETKSSFKLGRWFSKKLNANDTE
- the KNAG0A06610 gene encoding 60S ribosomal protein eL14 (similar to Saccharomyces cerevisiae RPL14B (YHL001W) and RPL14A (YKL006W); ancestral locus Anc_2.505), whose product is MSTDSIVKASNWRLVEVGRVVLIQSTGKLAAIVEIIDQRKVLVDGPESGVPRQSVNLSQIVLTPLTFSLTRGARTSTVSKKWTAAGVSDKWAASSWAKKIAQRQRRATLTDFERFQVMVLRKQKRYAVKKTLAKA
- the KNAG0A06620 gene encoding uncharacterized protein, whose protein sequence is MTRTNNMLISLQEVVLTIIICLLLPLSFIMRAPWVNALLLNLFMIPRERVYVILAVPWGFLVKGVLDFSKLYEIGDVTVVAVQPKTINKENVTSSQKSKETENNLEEPETADKESLVEDEHMNIKIAFKRAIDKPNDTEPNEAIKQMTRDENTTKTVPLSSKIDDILPYSGADLEQRLAKLKESRVVDELVNEYLGVYEDELVEYNFDNIRENKSKEVLFEDLKEIFDEDAIKIVDTICKREEFH
- the KNAG0A06625 gene encoding uncharacterized protein, which produces MSGSISAELKSKQNECMQSLIEYIDLLALGLKPQNHGARLEDMGCKSSFVSPNNQLTTESSNQHKTLNFLIDEAISELGTGPTENGNLDLSSDWTNRSRFTREIKHCSEYIKNSSEESIFDSNFHKETGFSGLSAVSNQTHTNSRLGVSKLMTIPRRFSEYRDDVVFDSCVDYKDYLPLLNHTASFNKETVGKNTPRQHKGELDLCPKANSCKANTHAKQTRHLTAVPHSYSDWGSLVLNNNSKLENFRKPQAIQSVSTRDCSLGTTEIQSSNKINHGSFSELGSLTCSSKKRFLASTQDTSSTIHTKVFSKKIPDTRVTQYSDCELFNADLLEPNGSTTNGATSAAKRDHPMPKIFERKAFVGTPSVKQAGVVREAPGDLDRYRRTFATHSRVNK
- the BYE1 gene encoding Bye1p (similar to Saccharomyces cerevisiae BYE1 (YKL005C); ancestral locus Anc_2.506), with the protein product MSVRTSRRTTKGQNKYLESILKEESEASSAGGTAIEGNEEEDGIATVRCLVCGTTDANYDELTDQGGDMIQCDKCNTWQHIRCMLDVNKADEDISKYLTEDDKYFCNRCDPTRYPHLETINRHVTENVDEADDKYADDNYHSDADLNIADENNGLSDDEFLDPRSKRKRRSVQGNGQNKKKTPPQKVEPSNIARRSSQSIKEEKIRDNASKMFVSLFQKYIIPETIAGKTFELQENQDIETVAKELAVQLEKELYNAWSNPNSDTVGKFYPERVRTIYSNLKDKKNSELKSQVVNRQIPFDELVKMDASKLANPDLQSFKQKVDTESLNQVIYDMPNKPLYMKTYKGDEMQDSEFNHNEEDTLYARDNITHTYGADGKDEEDYNDEEEDPEDFHVLLQAKVENAKQADSEAKDEEYNPEIRSPDDAHSPSPEPALQTGLSPPAPIYSHKVKILYPDISINLSGELHYLASTKTNTKNPYRDALANGQLFVEGRLSVDKASDYLTQLGETRNVLLYYMDVPTSYPDREYYSNLCDAMVFNNKVLGVTVKRSYEKNIYILGADAGEVSPIIQSLYGEENEKLERIQFSEQKIFVLVVVRPELVK